The Acropora muricata isolate sample 2 chromosome 5, ASM3666990v1, whole genome shotgun sequence genome includes a window with the following:
- the LOC136917863 gene encoding uncharacterized protein isoform X3 has translation MVESRTVAAGMIVILVTIVLTVSHGHWRFFRLNWSNPLQISPGDDRQATFEGQSSQPENSGDTLTQIRVEGPSGNYKVSDTHEQNQGVTGQGARASKSLESLVHDLSKSVDKIFQRLDTRIQGAGHHDYAIIGDHFGYDYFEIRSKFEKCDGSPSRAMLEAIAVHYPELTVEEFARVVEAKTPRKDVVHLLRAYDRG, from the exons ATG GTTGAATCCAGAACAGTGGCAGCAGGAATGATAGTTATTCTTGTGACTATCGTTTTAACCGTGTCACATGGGCATTGGAGGTTTTTCAGATTAAATTGGTCCAATCCGTTACAAATATCCCCTGGAG ATGATCGTCAAGCCACATTTGAGGGGCAAAGCAGCCAGCCAGAAAATTCTGGTGACACCCTCACCCAAATACGTGTGGAG GGTCCGTCTGGGAATTATAAGGTTAGTGATACACATGAACAGAATCAGGGGGTAACTGGGCAAGGTGCGCGTG CCTCCAAGTCTTTGGAAAGTCTTGTTCACGACCTTTCTAAGTCTGTGGACAAGATCTTTCAACGTTTGGATACACGCATTCAAGGAGCTGGCCATCATGATTATGCAATCATAGGTGACCATTTCGGCTACGACTATTTTGAAATAAGGTCCAAGTTTGAAAAGTGTGACGGCAGTCCCTCCAGAGCAATGCTTGAGGCCATTGCTGTTCATTACCCAGAGCTCACAGTGGAGGAGTTTGCAAGAGTGGTGGAAGCGAAAACGCCTCGAAAGGATGTTGTTCACTTGCTGAGAGCTTATGATCGCGGTTAG
- the LOC136917863 gene encoding uncharacterized protein isoform X1 — protein MTSQTFCPRFTFRRCQDPVGMQPLFPGFSKEGGKGRLVKEETCVTEFLRVESRTVAAGMIVILVTIVLTVSHGHWRFFRLNWSNPLQISPGDDRQATFEGQSSQPENSGDTLTQIRVEGPSGNYKVSDTHEQNQGVTGQGARASKSLESLVHDLSKSVDKIFQRLDTRIQGAGHHDYAIIGDHFGYDYFEIRSKFEKCDGSPSRAMLEAIAVHYPELTVEEFARVVEAKTPRKDVVHLLRAYDRG, from the exons ATGACGAGTCAAACTTTTTGTCCACGGTTTACTTTCAGGAGATGCCAAGATCCTGTGGGCATGCAACCTCTTTTCCCTGGCTTTTCGAAAGAGGGGGGAAAGGGGAGGCTTGTAAAAGAAGAGACTTGTGTTACGGAATTTTTACGG GTTGAATCCAGAACAGTGGCAGCAGGAATGATAGTTATTCTTGTGACTATCGTTTTAACCGTGTCACATGGGCATTGGAGGTTTTTCAGATTAAATTGGTCCAATCCGTTACAAATATCCCCTGGAG ATGATCGTCAAGCCACATTTGAGGGGCAAAGCAGCCAGCCAGAAAATTCTGGTGACACCCTCACCCAAATACGTGTGGAG GGTCCGTCTGGGAATTATAAGGTTAGTGATACACATGAACAGAATCAGGGGGTAACTGGGCAAGGTGCGCGTG CCTCCAAGTCTTTGGAAAGTCTTGTTCACGACCTTTCTAAGTCTGTGGACAAGATCTTTCAACGTTTGGATACACGCATTCAAGGAGCTGGCCATCATGATTATGCAATCATAGGTGACCATTTCGGCTACGACTATTTTGAAATAAGGTCCAAGTTTGAAAAGTGTGACGGCAGTCCCTCCAGAGCAATGCTTGAGGCCATTGCTGTTCATTACCCAGAGCTCACAGTGGAGGAGTTTGCAAGAGTGGTGGAAGCGAAAACGCCTCGAAAGGATGTTGTTCACTTGCTGAGAGCTTATGATCGCGGTTAG
- the LOC136917863 gene encoding uncharacterized protein isoform X6 — MTSQTFCPRFTFRRCQDPVGMQPLFPGFSKEGGKGRLVKEETCVTEFLRVESRTVAAGMIVILVTIVLTVSHGHWRFFRLNWSNPLQISPGDDRQATFEGQSSQPENSGDTLTQIRVELFPHFFWVRLGIISLQVFGKSCSRPF, encoded by the exons ATGACGAGTCAAACTTTTTGTCCACGGTTTACTTTCAGGAGATGCCAAGATCCTGTGGGCATGCAACCTCTTTTCCCTGGCTTTTCGAAAGAGGGGGGAAAGGGGAGGCTTGTAAAAGAAGAGACTTGTGTTACGGAATTTTTACGG GTTGAATCCAGAACAGTGGCAGCAGGAATGATAGTTATTCTTGTGACTATCGTTTTAACCGTGTCACATGGGCATTGGAGGTTTTTCAGATTAAATTGGTCCAATCCGTTACAAATATCCCCTGGAG ATGATCGTCAAGCCACATTTGAGGGGCAAAGCAGCCAGCCAGAAAATTCTGGTGACACCCTCACCCAAATACGTGTGGAG CTTTTCCCTCACTTTTTCTG GGTCCGTCTGGGAATTATAAG CCTCCAAGTCTTTGGAAAGTCTTGTTCACGACCTTTCTAA
- the LOC136917863 gene encoding uncharacterized protein isoform X5, producing the protein MTSQTFCPRFTFRRCQDPVGMQPLFPGFSKEGGKGRLVKEETCVTEFLRVESRTVAAGMIVILVTIVLTVSHGHWRFFRLNWSNPLQISPGDDRQATFEGQSSQPENSGDTLTQIRVEGPSGNYKPPSLWKVLFTTFLSLWTRSFNVWIHAFKELAIMIMQS; encoded by the exons ATGACGAGTCAAACTTTTTGTCCACGGTTTACTTTCAGGAGATGCCAAGATCCTGTGGGCATGCAACCTCTTTTCCCTGGCTTTTCGAAAGAGGGGGGAAAGGGGAGGCTTGTAAAAGAAGAGACTTGTGTTACGGAATTTTTACGG GTTGAATCCAGAACAGTGGCAGCAGGAATGATAGTTATTCTTGTGACTATCGTTTTAACCGTGTCACATGGGCATTGGAGGTTTTTCAGATTAAATTGGTCCAATCCGTTACAAATATCCCCTGGAG ATGATCGTCAAGCCACATTTGAGGGGCAAAGCAGCCAGCCAGAAAATTCTGGTGACACCCTCACCCAAATACGTGTGGAG GGTCCGTCTGGGAATTATAAG CCTCCAAGTCTTTGGAAAGTCTTGTTCACGACCTTTCTAAGTCTGTGGACAAGATCTTTCAACGTTTGGATACACGCATTCAAGGAGCTGGCCATCATGATTATGCAATCATAG
- the LOC136917863 gene encoding uncharacterized protein isoform X4, translating to MIVILVTIVLTVSHGHWRFFRLNWSNPLQISPGDDRQATFEGQSSQPENSGDTLTQIRVEGPSGNYKVSDTHEQNQGVTGQGARASKSLESLVHDLSKSVDKIFQRLDTRIQGAGHHDYAIIGDHFGYDYFEIRSKFEKCDGSPSRAMLEAIAVHYPELTVEEFARVVEAKTPRKDVVHLLRAYDRG from the exons ATGATAGTTATTCTTGTGACTATCGTTTTAACCGTGTCACATGGGCATTGGAGGTTTTTCAGATTAAATTGGTCCAATCCGTTACAAATATCCCCTGGAG ATGATCGTCAAGCCACATTTGAGGGGCAAAGCAGCCAGCCAGAAAATTCTGGTGACACCCTCACCCAAATACGTGTGGAG GGTCCGTCTGGGAATTATAAGGTTAGTGATACACATGAACAGAATCAGGGGGTAACTGGGCAAGGTGCGCGTG CCTCCAAGTCTTTGGAAAGTCTTGTTCACGACCTTTCTAAGTCTGTGGACAAGATCTTTCAACGTTTGGATACACGCATTCAAGGAGCTGGCCATCATGATTATGCAATCATAGGTGACCATTTCGGCTACGACTATTTTGAAATAAGGTCCAAGTTTGAAAAGTGTGACGGCAGTCCCTCCAGAGCAATGCTTGAGGCCATTGCTGTTCATTACCCAGAGCTCACAGTGGAGGAGTTTGCAAGAGTGGTGGAAGCGAAAACGCCTCGAAAGGATGTTGTTCACTTGCTGAGAGCTTATGATCGCGGTTAG